One segment of Haloplanus natans DSM 17983 DNA contains the following:
- a CDS encoding translation initiation factor IF-2 subunit gamma has protein sequence MATETHQQPEVNIGLVGHVDHGKTTLVQALSGSWTDQHSEEMKRGISIRLGYADATFRKCPGVEEPEAFTVDETCPDGSESDVLRTVSFVDAPGHETLMATMLSGAALMDGAVLVVSATEGVPQAQTEEHLMALDIIGVENIVIAQNKIDLVDRDQAVRNYEGIEEFVEGTVAEDAPIVPISAQQEVNMDLLIAAIEEEIPTPKRDEGEAARMFAARSFDINRPGTTWQDLNGGVVGGSLVDGTLEVGDELELRPGREVEEGGQTEWRPITTEVRSLQAGGRSVEVASPGGLLGVGTGLDPSLTKGDALAGQVAGDPGTLPPTYESFEMDVELLDRVVGEEEEEIEEISTGEPLMLTVGTATTVGAVTSARAGECEVSLKRPVCAESGDQIAINRRVGARWRLIGIGTLK, from the coding sequence ATGGCGACGGAAACACACCAGCAACCGGAGGTGAACATCGGCCTCGTCGGCCACGTCGATCACGGAAAGACGACGCTGGTCCAGGCTCTCAGTGGGTCGTGGACCGACCAGCACTCCGAGGAGATGAAACGCGGTATCTCCATCCGACTCGGGTACGCGGACGCGACCTTCCGCAAGTGCCCCGGCGTCGAGGAACCGGAGGCGTTCACCGTCGACGAGACCTGCCCCGACGGCTCCGAGAGCGACGTACTCCGGACGGTCTCCTTTGTCGACGCGCCGGGTCACGAGACACTGATGGCGACGATGCTCTCCGGGGCCGCGCTCATGGACGGCGCGGTGCTGGTCGTGAGCGCGACCGAGGGGGTCCCGCAGGCCCAGACCGAAGAACACCTGATGGCACTCGACATCATCGGCGTCGAGAACATCGTCATCGCCCAGAACAAGATCGACCTCGTCGACCGTGACCAGGCGGTCCGGAACTACGAGGGGATCGAGGAGTTCGTCGAGGGCACCGTCGCCGAGGACGCGCCGATCGTCCCCATCAGCGCCCAACAGGAGGTGAACATGGACCTCCTCATCGCCGCCATCGAGGAAGAGATTCCGACGCCGAAGCGCGACGAGGGCGAGGCGGCCCGGATGTTCGCCGCCCGCAGTTTCGACATCAACCGCCCGGGGACGACCTGGCAGGATCTCAACGGCGGCGTCGTCGGCGGGAGTCTCGTCGACGGCACGCTGGAGGTCGGCGACGAACTCGAACTCCGTCCCGGCCGCGAGGTCGAGGAGGGTGGCCAGACCGAGTGGCGCCCGATCACGACCGAGGTGCGATCGCTCCAGGCCGGCGGCCGGTCGGTCGAGGTGGCCAGCCCCGGCGGGTTGCTCGGCGTCGGCACCGGTCTCGATCCGTCGCTCACGAAAGGCGACGCGCTGGCGGGGCAGGTCGCCGGCGACCCCGGGACGCTCCCGCCGACCTACGAGTCCTTCGAGATGGACGTGGAACTCCTCGACCGCGTCGTCGGTGAGGAAGAAGAAGAGATCGAGGAGATTTCGACGGGTGAGCCGCTGATGCTCACTGTCGGTACCGCGACGACGGTCGGTGCGGTGACCAGCGCGCGCGCCGGCGAGTGCGAAGTATCGCTCAAACGCCCGGTCTGTGCGGAGTCGGGCGACCAGATAGCCATCAACCGCCGTGTCGGCGCGCGCTGGCGACTCATCGGTATCGGCACGCTCAAGTGA
- a CDS encoding DUF7384 family protein, producing the protein MTDSDPSPARVVADADVLAADLLVGGPARAALDHVREHSWVTLVASDPLLDDAVAVVETLGDADLARDWRTRIERACELVSHPAEDHPALASAYRGGAMHLLTLDDSLLSASAGAALRGRVETSPRHPRAFATLFDAASLHREVVGSEYPGPDRDPRG; encoded by the coding sequence GTGACCGATAGCGACCCCTCACCCGCCCGCGTCGTCGCCGACGCCGACGTTCTCGCGGCGGACCTCCTCGTCGGCGGCCCTGCCCGCGCGGCACTGGATCACGTCCGCGAGCACTCGTGGGTCACGCTCGTCGCCAGCGACCCCCTCCTCGACGACGCCGTGGCCGTCGTCGAGACCCTCGGCGACGCCGACCTGGCGCGGGACTGGCGCACCCGGATCGAGCGGGCGTGTGAACTGGTGTCCCATCCCGCCGAGGACCATCCGGCGCTCGCGAGCGCCTACCGCGGCGGCGCGATGCACCTGCTGACCCTCGACGACTCGCTGCTGTCGGCGTCGGCGGGCGCCGCCCTCCGGGGACGCGTCGAGACCAGCCCTCGCCATCCGCGCGCGTTCGCGACGCTGTTCGACGCCGCGAGCCTCCATCGCGAGGTGGTGGGCAGCGAGTATCCCGGGCCGGACCGAGACCCACGTGGGTAG
- the spt4 gene encoding transcription elongation factor subunit Spt4 — protein sequence MAEDRLACRECHFINDPDTQTCANCGSSSLTEDWAGYVIITHPERSAVAEEMNVSAPGGYALKVR from the coding sequence ATGGCCGAGGACCGCCTCGCCTGCCGTGAGTGTCACTTCATCAACGATCCCGACACGCAGACGTGTGCGAACTGCGGATCGTCGAGCCTCACGGAGGACTGGGCGGGCTACGTCATCATCACCCACCCCGAACGCTCGGCGGTCGCCGAGGAGATGAACGTCTCCGCGCCGGGCGGCTACGCACTCAAGGTCCGCTGA
- a CDS encoding DNA-directed RNA polymerase has product MYKRVRLKDTVEVPPRHLADVTPERVKRLLQDKLEGRMDEEVGSVVSVIEVHDIGDGAVLPNRPGVYYEADFDAITFDPQMQEVVDGTVVEVVEFGAFVGIGPVDGLLHVSQISDEYLAYDGENQQLASTQTNRTLGVGDEIRVRIVTKSVDERNPRDSKIGLTAKQPGLGKHGWLEEERQKREAQMEGN; this is encoded by the coding sequence ATGTACAAACGGGTACGACTCAAGGACACGGTCGAAGTGCCGCCCAGGCACCTCGCCGACGTGACGCCCGAGCGGGTGAAGCGCCTGCTCCAAGACAAGCTCGAAGGACGGATGGACGAGGAGGTGGGGAGCGTCGTGAGTGTCATCGAAGTCCACGACATCGGTGACGGCGCGGTGTTGCCCAACCGACCCGGCGTCTACTACGAGGCCGATTTCGACGCCATCACCTTCGATCCACAGATGCAGGAGGTCGTCGACGGGACGGTCGTCGAAGTCGTGGAGTTCGGTGCCTTCGTCGGGATCGGTCCCGTCGACGGCCTGCTCCACGTCTCTCAGATCTCCGATGAATATCTCGCCTACGATGGCGAGAACCAGCAGCTCGCCTCGACGCAGACGAACCGGACCCTCGGCGTCGGCGACGAGATTCGGGTGCGCATCGTCACCAAGAGCGTCGACGAGCGCAACCCCCGTGACAGCAAGATCGGGTTGACGGCCAAACAGCCCGGGCTTGGCAAGCACGGCTGGCTCGAAGAGGAACGCCAGAAACGCGAGGCGCAGATGGAGGGTAACTGA
- a CDS encoding PIN domain-containing protein encodes MDTSALMMPVECDVRLFDELDRLLGDCEFVTPAAVIAELESLATGAGAEATAASVGRDLAERCRVVETDASYADDALVELAEGGECACVVTNDRPLRDRLLERGVRVIGLRGRNTLNITQP; translated from the coding sequence ATGGACACCAGCGCGCTCATGATGCCGGTCGAATGCGACGTGCGGCTGTTCGACGAACTCGACCGCCTCCTCGGCGACTGCGAGTTCGTGACGCCGGCCGCCGTGATCGCCGAACTGGAGTCCCTGGCGACGGGTGCGGGTGCTGAGGCCACCGCAGCGAGCGTGGGCCGGGACCTCGCCGAGCGATGCCGTGTGGTTGAGACCGACGCGTCGTACGCCGACGACGCCCTCGTCGAACTCGCCGAGGGCGGCGAGTGTGCGTGCGTCGTGACGAACGACCGTCCCCTTCGGGACCGACTGCTCGAACGCGGCGTTCGGGTAATCGGTTTAAGGGGTCGGAACACACTGAACATAACACAACCTTAG
- a CDS encoding 30S ribosomal protein S24e, whose protein sequence is MDIDIIEEDENPMLHRTDVRFEITHEEATPSRLSVRDSLAAKLNKDSAEVVVHKLDTKFGMRKTVGYAKVYESPDHARDVEQEHMLDRNKISPDGEDADEADAEAEEA, encoded by the coding sequence ATGGATATCGACATCATCGAGGAAGACGAGAACCCCATGTTGCATCGAACGGACGTGCGTTTCGAGATCACTCACGAGGAGGCGACGCCCTCGCGCCTCTCCGTCCGCGACAGCCTCGCGGCCAAGCTGAACAAGGACTCCGCCGAAGTGGTCGTTCACAAACTCGACACGAAGTTCGGGATGCGAAAGACCGTCGGCTACGCCAAAGTGTACGAAAGCCCGGACCACGCCCGCGACGTGGAACAGGAGCATATGCTCGACCGGAACAAGATCAGTCCGGACGGCGAGGACGCCGACGAGGCCGACGCGGAAGCCGAAGAAGCGTAA
- a CDS encoding GTP-dependent dephospho-CoA kinase family protein, with amino-acid sequence MLELPDDLRGAFKDPLGPVFTDPETLLAADDAGTPLVAVGDVVTAHLRDAGHPPDVAVIDGKTERHAVDDSIGRSLPHPDIEVTNPPATLSRALLDALVEALARDAPTTIGVDGEEDLAALPAILATPLGGCVVYGQPGEGMVLVPVTAETRTLARDLLSRMAGDVDAALAGLDG; translated from the coding sequence GTGCTGGAACTCCCCGACGACCTGCGGGGAGCCTTCAAAGACCCGCTGGGTCCCGTCTTCACCGATCCGGAGACGCTTCTGGCGGCCGACGACGCCGGCACCCCGCTCGTCGCCGTCGGCGACGTGGTCACGGCCCACCTCCGCGACGCCGGTCACCCGCCAGACGTGGCGGTGATCGACGGGAAGACCGAGCGCCACGCCGTCGACGACTCCATCGGACGCTCGCTTCCCCACCCCGACATCGAGGTGACGAACCCGCCGGCCACTCTCTCCCGCGCGCTTCTCGATGCGCTCGTCGAGGCGCTTGCCCGTGACGCCCCGACGACTATCGGCGTCGACGGCGAGGAGGATCTGGCGGCGCTGCCGGCCATCCTCGCGACGCCACTCGGCGGCTGTGTCGTCTACGGCCAGCCCGGCGAGGGAATGGTGCTCGTGCCCGTGACCGCCGAAACGCGAACGCTCGCTCGCGACTTGCTCTCGCGGATGGCCGGCGACGTCGATGCCGCGCTCGCCGGTCTCGACGGCTGA
- a CDS encoding non-canonical purine NTP pyrophosphatase gives MLRYVTTNAGKVREAEEYLADGSVSQLDFDYTEIQAPTLDPIAARGAREAYRHAGEPVLVDDAGLFVDGLDGFPGPYTAYAEEKLGIERVSALARDVADPDPARAAFRCVLAYCDGDSFDASPDPIDRGDRAAAAAVDEDDDDATLPVKLFEGVVRGRLVNPRGDAGFGYDPVFEHEGTTFAEMGPVKKNAVSHRGRALGKFAEWYATR, from the coding sequence ATGCTTCGCTACGTCACGACCAACGCCGGGAAGGTGCGCGAGGCCGAGGAGTATCTCGCCGACGGCTCGGTCTCACAGCTCGATTTCGACTACACCGAGATTCAGGCGCCGACGCTCGACCCGATCGCCGCCCGCGGCGCCCGCGAGGCCTACCGCCACGCCGGCGAACCCGTTCTCGTCGACGACGCCGGCCTGTTCGTCGACGGTCTCGACGGCTTCCCCGGGCCGTACACCGCGTACGCCGAGGAGAAACTGGGCATCGAACGGGTGAGCGCGCTCGCCCGCGATGTTGCCGATCCCGACCCGGCACGCGCCGCCTTCCGCTGCGTGCTCGCCTACTGTGACGGCGACTCCTTCGACGCCAGCCCCGACCCCATCGACCGGGGCGACCGGGCCGCCGCCGCGGCCGTCGACGAGGACGACGACGACGCCACACTCCCCGTCAAACTCTTCGAGGGCGTCGTCCGCGGGCGCCTCGTCAACCCGCGTGGCGACGCCGGGTTCGGCTACGATCCGGTGTTCGAACACGAGGGGACGACGTTCGCGGAGATGGGACCGGTCAAAAAGAACGCCGTCTCCCATCGCGGCCGCGCGCTCGGGAAGTTCGCGGAGTGGTACGCGACGCGGTAG